The nucleotide sequence GGCACCGCACAACACCGCCGACCCGATGAGAACCCGACGACAAGGGAGACACCTGTGGCCACCGACACTCCCGCGATCCGCGTCGTCGTCGCGGAGGACCAGGCCGCGGTACGCGCCGGGCTCGTCATGATCCTCGGCGCGGCGCCGGGCCTGGAGGTCGTCGGCGAGGCCGCGGACGGCGAGGAGGCGATCCGGCTCGCGCGCGAACTGCGGCCCGACGTCGTGCTGATGGACGTCCAGATGCCGCGCCTGGACGGCGTCTCCGCGACCCGCGCGGTGGTGCGCGAACAACTCGCGGACGTGCTCGTGCTCACCACGTTCGATCTCGACGAATACGTCTTCGGCGCCCTGCGGGCCGGTGCCGCGGGGTTCCTGCTCAAGGACTCCGACGCGGAGACGCTGACCGACGCCGTGCGGCTGGTCGCGCGCGGCGAGGGCATCATCGCCCCGGCGGTCACCCGTCGCCTGATCGCCGCGTTCGCGAGCCGGCCCGCGACGGCGTCCGGCCGCCCGCGGCCCGATGTGCTCACGGCCGTCGGATCGCTCACGCCGCGCGAGCGCGAAGTGCTCGTGTGCCTCGGACACGGCATGTCCAACCAGAAGATCGCCGAGAACCTGGCGATGGCCGAGGCCACGACGAAAACGCATGTCAGCCGGATCCTCCCCAAACTCGGCGTCCGCAGCCGCGCGCAAGCGGCGGTGCTGGCACACGAATTGGGACTGGTCGACGGGCACGACACCGAGCACTGACCCGAGCCGGGCCGCCGACGGCGGTGGTGGCGGCCCGGGCGCTTCCGGGCCACCGCCTCGGGGCGAAGCGGCGAGGCTTTCGTCAAGGAGCCTCGCGGTCCTCGTGACAGCGTGCGACGCGCGGTTCCGTCGGCCCCGCGACGCGCCATGCCCCGCTCGGACACCGCCGCCCGGCCGCCGCCCCGCGCCGCCCCGCTGCCGCCGCGCCGACCGACCGTCGTCGCGGCCCCGCACCCAGCGCCCACGCGTCCGGTCGCGGCTGCGTCGTGCGCCGCGGGTCGCCGCTGTCGGCCCGTCGGCCCGGCGACGTCGCGAACGCCACACCTCGCCCCCGTCACTTGCCCCGCGTCGCCGCGCTGCGCGAAGCTGTCCCCGCACCGGCCACCGTCGGTGCGGGGAGGGCGTGGCCAGGAACCCGGTGTGAGTCCGGGGCGGTCCCGCCACTGTGACCGAGCGTGACGCCCGCGAGGGCGGCACGTCGGAAGTCAGGAACTGCGCGTCCGCCCCGTTGTCCGATGGGGCGAGGACCCCGGAGAGGCGCGCAACGTGACGACGCCGTCGTGCTCGCGGCCACCTGCCACCACCAGCGCGTGGGTGCCCGCGCCCGGTCGCCCGGGGGTGGCCCGGTGATCCTGCTGCTCTCCACCTCCGACACCGATCTGCTCAGTGCCCGGGCCAGTGCGGGCGATTGGCGGCTCGCCAACCCCGCCCGGACGTCCGTCGACGACCTGCCGGAACTCCTCGACGGCACCGACCTGGTCGTCGTCCGCCTCCTCGGCGGGCGCCGAGCGTGGGAGGAAGGCCTCGACGCCC is from Yinghuangia sp. ASG 101 and encodes:
- a CDS encoding response regulator; the protein is MATDTPAIRVVVAEDQAAVRAGLVMILGAAPGLEVVGEAADGEEAIRLARELRPDVVLMDVQMPRLDGVSATRAVVREQLADVLVLTTFDLDEYVFGALRAGAAGFLLKDSDAETLTDAVRLVARGEGIIAPAVTRRLIAAFASRPATASGRPRPDVLTAVGSLTPREREVLVCLGHGMSNQKIAENLAMAEATTKTHVSRILPKLGVRSRAQAAVLAHELGLVDGHDTEH